The Sebastes umbrosus isolate fSebUmb1 chromosome 19, fSebUmb1.pri, whole genome shotgun sequence genome has a segment encoding these proteins:
- the cryba4 gene encoding beta-crystallin A4 — protein sequence MMLSRGFQHGPLPGEALKGRGPVAPLTLTAGQPSKQDKMTHHCTKFSGHWKIIVFDEECFQGRRHEFTSECCNVMEFGFETVRSLRVESGAWVGYEHASYQGQQFVLERGEYPQCDAFGGSNAYHIERMTSFRPIACANHRECRMTIYERENFLGRKGELSDDYPSLQAMGWCNNEVGSLRIQSGAFVCYQYPGYRGYQYIMECDRHCGEFKHFREFGSHCQTPQIQSIRRIQQ from the exons ATGATGCTGAGCCGGGGCTTTCAGCATGGCCCCCTGCCAGGGGAGGCTTTAAAAGGGAGGGGGCCCGTGGCTCCTCTCACTCTCACGGCAGGACAACCATCAAAGCAAG ACAAGATGACTCACCATTGCACCAAGTTCTCTGGCCACTGGAAG ATCATTGTCTTCGACGAGGAGTGCTTCCAGGGCCGTCGCCATGAGTTCACCTCCGAGTGCTGCAACGTGATGGAGTTCGGCTTCGAGACCGTGCGCTCCCTGAGGGTGGAGAGTGGAGC CTGGGTGGGTTACGAGCACGCCTCCTACCAGGGGCAGCAGTTTGTcctggagagaggagagtacCCCCAGTGTGATGCCTTCGGCGGCAGCAATGCCTACCACATTGAGAGGATGACCTCCTTCAGACCTATCGCCTGTGCT AACCACAGAGAGTGTCGTATGACCATCTATGAGCGTGAGAACTTCCTGGGCCGTAAGGGTGAGCTGAGCGACGATTATCCCTCCCTCCAGGCCATGGGCTGGTGCAACAATGAAGTTGGCTCTCTCAGGATCCAGTCTGGAGC ATTCGTGTGCTACCAGTACCCTGGTTATCGTGGATACCAGTATATCATGGAGTGTGATCGTCACTGTGGGGAGTTCAAACACTTCAGGGAGTTTGGCTCCCACTGCCAGACCCCTCAGATCCAGTCCATCCGCCGTATTCAGCAGTAA